A single genomic interval of Candidatus Hydrogenedentota bacterium harbors:
- a CDS encoding prepilin-type N-terminal cleavage/methylation domain-containing protein — MPAMNVMDRRGFTMIELLISCTLFVVLMGVVAQLYFSMSGASNVMMRKVTARDESRKAIQAISDEIRQAAASSLSGLPGEKLTYRVAVDADGNGSAVDAAGAPELSGVCTLTRDYDDANQDGLRESQLILLSDKGTARVIANGLIASEDRDGNNALDAGEDVNEDGILNRGLWFESAAGGILITVETRAGGKFTNSAGARLTAFAAPRN; from the coding sequence ATGCCAGCAATGAACGTGATGGACCGGCGCGGATTCACGATGATCGAACTCCTGATCTCGTGCACGTTGTTCGTCGTTCTGATGGGCGTCGTGGCGCAGTTGTACTTCAGCATGAGCGGGGCATCTAACGTGATGATGCGCAAGGTGACGGCGCGCGACGAATCGCGCAAAGCCATTCAAGCGATATCGGACGAGATACGGCAAGCGGCGGCGTCGAGCTTGTCAGGCCTTCCCGGCGAGAAGCTCACGTACCGGGTAGCGGTCGATGCAGACGGGAACGGTTCCGCAGTCGATGCGGCCGGGGCACCTGAACTGAGTGGCGTCTGCACGTTGACGCGTGACTATGACGATGCCAATCAAGATGGCCTGCGCGAATCGCAGTTGATATTGCTTTCCGACAAGGGGACTGCGCGGGTGATCGCGAACGGCTTGATCGCCAGTGAAGACCGAGACGGCAACAACGCGCTGGATGCCGGCGAAGACGTCAACGAGGACGGGATTCTGAACCGGGGACTGTGGTTCGAGTCCGCGGCGGGCGGCATACTGATTACTGTGGAGACGCGCGCGGGCGGCAAATTTACGAATTCGGCCGGCGCGCGGTTGACCGCGTTCGCGGCTCCGAGGAACTGA
- a CDS encoding type II secretion system F family protein, which translates to MPEFSYEVLDPDGNIQTGKMEGESPHAIALALSERGFRVNTIRPVGKVEASPVKAVNLSWKDVSLISEQLEIFTQSHLPLSSAMGLLAKDVHSPKLKAVLEDIHKHLEMGESLDQALSRHADSFPPVFLSLIKAGEQTGNLPGVLSHLATYSNRMTDIRNSMREMLAYPVFLLVATLSILAYLSAVVIPQYAEIYASVGKLDSLPMATKLALSIGEFVRWGGVLGFILKLGILALAVVLTRMFLTKMRRNGGSADLFVERTKMGFPVLGPVYTTALIARFCRTLGLLLNNKAQTTESLILAGSTAGGGVFRQAGLDAAMLVSKGETLSSALSQTRLFRPSFVWLLGQSEEHGDMGEALLNLADICDREVAHWARLASVLMGPLFVALIALLVLFTITAAFMPVFNLSSLVAS; encoded by the coding sequence ATGCCGGAATTCTCCTACGAAGTCTTAGACCCGGATGGAAACATCCAAACGGGAAAGATGGAGGGCGAGTCTCCTCACGCGATTGCGTTGGCGTTGAGCGAGCGGGGCTTCCGGGTGAACACCATCAGGCCGGTGGGCAAAGTTGAAGCATCGCCGGTCAAAGCGGTGAACCTGAGCTGGAAGGATGTATCGCTGATCTCCGAACAGTTGGAGATCTTCACGCAGAGCCATCTGCCGCTGTCGAGCGCGATGGGGTTGCTGGCGAAAGACGTGCATTCGCCCAAGCTGAAGGCCGTTCTGGAGGACATCCACAAGCACCTGGAAATGGGCGAATCGCTCGATCAAGCGTTGAGCCGCCATGCCGATTCGTTTCCGCCGGTGTTTCTCAGTTTGATCAAGGCCGGGGAGCAGACCGGTAACCTGCCAGGTGTCCTGAGCCATTTGGCAACGTATTCGAATCGAATGACGGATATCCGCAATTCAATGCGCGAAATGTTGGCCTATCCGGTGTTTCTGCTGGTCGCGACACTCTCCATACTTGCGTACCTGAGCGCCGTGGTGATACCGCAGTATGCGGAAATCTACGCGTCGGTTGGAAAGCTGGACAGCCTGCCGATGGCCACGAAGCTGGCGTTGAGTATCGGTGAATTTGTCCGATGGGGTGGCGTGCTGGGGTTCATCCTGAAACTAGGAATCCTGGCATTGGCCGTGGTATTGACGCGGATGTTTCTGACCAAGATGCGCCGGAACGGCGGATCGGCGGATCTTTTCGTGGAACGCACGAAGATGGGATTTCCCGTGTTAGGTCCCGTCTACACGACGGCTTTAATAGCGCGCTTCTGCCGGACGTTAGGGCTGCTGCTGAACAACAAAGCCCAGACAACGGAGAGTCTGATACTAGCGGGATCGACGGCTGGTGGCGGAGTGTTCCGTCAGGCGGGACTCGACGCCGCGATGCTTGTATCGAAGGGAGAGACGCTTTCGAGCGCGCTCAGCCAGACCCGATTGTTCCGGCCCAGTTTCGTGTGGTTGTTGGGACAATCGGAAGAACACGGCGACATGGGCGAAGCCCTGCTGAATCTCGCGGACATCTGCGATCGCGAAGTGGCCCACTGGGCGCGGCTGGCGTCGGTGTTGATGGGGCCGCTCTTCGTGGCGCTGATTGCGTTGCTGGTGCTTTTCACGATCACGGCGGCCTTTATGCCCGTGTTCAACTTGTCGAGTCTGGTTGCGTCGTAG
- a CDS encoding type II secretion system F family protein, with product MATSTSPGGIQEIGARWRGPSYLSDSRRQQALILVTRQLTRLVKAKAPLVDGLMVCALDSPSLQIRDLLLAIRQNISEGDSLHRAMERRGRFFPKYYIDLVRSGEETGRVYECLCELEEELIASGKFYTHFVSHFVYVGAVLLFGIAMAWVTWLWTLPQIALIVSEFEVRPPLPLRALIYLREYPWATNIVLAVSLLIVFAAIFYFYSKGTQGVGGQSAKQVGRLMLKVPGLRSIFIKRNLAHVSAVLFRLLGGGVPLAAALETAATSGINPVFQEIFLRITKRVKEGDSLNVALKGEELIPAAYREMLTLGESSGYLADTLGRLARTYRREALKTSRILVDICAPFVLLAIAIGIGIVYGSVFMCFTQISGMHPPMH from the coding sequence ATGGCGACATCAACATCACCGGGCGGCATACAGGAGATAGGGGCGCGTTGGCGCGGTCCCAGTTACCTGTCCGACTCGCGCCGCCAGCAGGCCTTAATCCTGGTCACGCGGCAGTTGACGCGCCTGGTCAAGGCGAAGGCTCCGCTGGTCGATGGACTCATGGTATGTGCGCTGGATTCGCCGAGCTTACAAATTCGCGACCTGTTGCTGGCCATCCGCCAGAATATCTCTGAGGGCGACAGCCTCCACCGGGCGATGGAACGCCGGGGCCGTTTCTTTCCAAAGTACTACATCGACCTTGTGCGAAGCGGCGAAGAGACCGGACGTGTGTATGAATGCCTCTGCGAACTGGAAGAGGAGTTGATTGCCTCCGGAAAGTTCTACACCCATTTCGTCAGTCATTTTGTATATGTTGGGGCGGTGCTGCTGTTTGGAATTGCCATGGCGTGGGTGACGTGGCTGTGGACGCTGCCGCAGATTGCGCTCATTGTGTCGGAGTTTGAAGTGAGGCCGCCATTGCCGTTGCGCGCCCTCATCTACCTGCGCGAATATCCGTGGGCAACCAACATCGTGCTTGCCGTTTCCCTGCTCATCGTATTCGCGGCTATCTTCTACTTCTATTCCAAGGGAACGCAGGGCGTGGGCGGGCAATCCGCCAAACAAGTTGGCCGCCTGATGCTGAAAGTCCCAGGACTGAGGAGCATCTTCATCAAACGAAATCTTGCGCACGTGTCGGCGGTCTTGTTCCGGCTGCTTGGCGGAGGCGTACCGCTTGCGGCGGCCCTCGAAACGGCGGCGACATCGGGAATCAATCCTGTCTTTCAGGAGATCTTCCTTAGGATCACGAAGCGCGTGAAAGAAGGCGACTCGTTAAACGTGGCGTTGAAAGGCGAAGAACTGATACCTGCCGCTTACCGCGAAATGTTGACGTTGGGCGAAAGCAGCGGGTACCTGGCGGACACGTTAGGCAGGCTTGCGCGCACCTACCGTCGCGAAGCGCTGAAGACATCGAGGATTCTCGTGGACATCTGCGCCCCGTTTGTGCTCCTTGCCATTGCCATAGGCATCGGCATCGTATACGGGAGCGTATTCATGTGCTTCACGCAGATTTCCGGCATGCATCCCCCGATGCACTAA
- a CDS encoding GspE/PulE family protein: MKQAVSARLLTFQELEAHFISLLSRGSTAVIQVVDAILEQAIAYQASDVHIEPREDKIVIRYRIDGLLHPVAKLPAEHHGKIVGRIKVLSRIVTYQKDMPQDGRIDGETTGLAKPMRVSTYPTVHGEKIVVRVLGTNPVLFSLDQLGFREEVVTALRDIVQRPQGAFLLTGPASSGKTTSIYALLHELYHLRGAVANLVTIEDPVEYRLNFATQTEINPHAGFTYDAALRSVLRQDPEVIMLGEVRDSETARAAIQAGLTGHYVISTIHSGIAAGVSTRLMDMGIEPYMITSCLAGVLAQRLLRQNCPKCAAKYKPPEALLKQYGLNARSGKFQRGAGCAKCHGIGYLGRTAVGEFLPMSDEVAEAILDRRRTADIHEIAVRSKMTTLTQDALQVVLTGRTTLEEVQRVLPVDKKVD; the protein is encoded by the coding sequence ATGAAGCAAGCCGTCAGTGCCCGTCTATTGACGTTTCAAGAACTGGAAGCCCATTTCATATCCCTGCTGTCTCGCGGAAGCACGGCGGTTATCCAAGTCGTTGACGCGATCTTGGAGCAGGCCATTGCCTATCAGGCCAGCGACGTGCACATTGAGCCGCGCGAGGACAAGATTGTTATCCGGTACCGCATAGACGGTCTGCTTCATCCGGTAGCCAAGCTTCCTGCCGAGCACCACGGCAAAATCGTGGGCCGTATCAAGGTTCTGTCTCGAATTGTCACCTACCAGAAGGACATGCCACAAGACGGCCGTATCGACGGCGAGACTACCGGACTGGCCAAGCCGATGCGCGTGTCCACCTATCCCACCGTACACGGTGAGAAGATCGTGGTGCGTGTGCTCGGCACAAACCCCGTCCTATTCTCCCTGGACCAGCTGGGATTCCGGGAAGAAGTGGTGACGGCGCTCCGCGATATCGTGCAACGGCCTCAAGGCGCCTTCCTGTTGACCGGCCCCGCTTCGAGCGGAAAGACGACGTCGATCTATGCCTTGTTGCACGAGCTCTATCATTTGCGCGGCGCGGTGGCCAATCTGGTGACGATCGAAGACCCGGTCGAATACCGGCTCAATTTCGCCACGCAGACCGAGATCAATCCTCACGCCGGGTTTACCTACGATGCGGCGCTTCGTTCGGTTCTGCGGCAAGACCCGGAAGTCATCATGTTGGGCGAGGTACGCGATTCGGAAACGGCGCGTGCCGCCATTCAGGCCGGGCTGACAGGGCACTACGTCATCAGCACCATTCACAGCGGCATTGCCGCGGGCGTATCGACGCGGCTTATGGACATGGGCATCGAGCCTTACATGATCACGTCCTGCCTCGCGGGTGTGCTTGCCCAACGTTTGTTGCGGCAGAATTGCCCGAAATGCGCGGCGAAGTACAAACCACCCGAGGCCTTGCTCAAGCAGTACGGACTCAATGCGCGATCCGGCAAATTCCAACGCGGAGCCGGTTGCGCCAAATGCCACGGCATCGGTTACCTCGGACGCACGGCTGTCGGAGAGTTTCTGCCGATGTCGGACGAAGTCGCGGAAGCCATTCTGGATCGGCGTCGGACCGCGGACATTCACGAGATCGCCGTTCGCAGCAAAATGACCACCCTCACGCAGGACGCTTTGCAGGTGGTGTTAACAGGACGAACGACCTTGGAAGAAGTGCAGCGCGTGCTGCCCGTTGATAAGAAAGTGGACTGA
- the apaG gene encoding Co2+/Mg2+ efflux protein ApaG produces the protein MTLTLTKSDTITHRIRVQTESFYVPERSDPRNLLYFFAYRIRITNEGADPVQLISRHWIITDGHGQVEEVRGAGVVGEQPRLAPGETFEYTSACPLHTRFGTMQGTYHMIRDNRVAFEAEIGQFNLLHPAVLN, from the coding sequence ATGACATTGACACTCACCAAGTCCGACACAATTACCCACAGGATTCGGGTTCAGACCGAAAGTTTCTACGTACCAGAGCGGTCGGACCCGCGTAACCTGTTGTACTTCTTCGCGTACCGTATCCGCATCACCAACGAAGGCGCGGACCCGGTTCAGCTCATCAGCCGCCACTGGATTATCACGGATGGGCACGGTCAGGTTGAAGAAGTCCGCGGCGCGGGAGTGGTCGGTGAGCAACCGAGGCTTGCTCCCGGCGAGACCTTCGAATACACGAGCGCGTGTCCATTGCATACGCGTTTTGGCACGATGCAGGGTACATACCATATGATTCGCGACAACCGTGTCGCTTTCGAAGCCGAGATAGGCCAATTCAATCTGCTTCATCCTGCCGTGCTGAATTGA